A genome region from Excalfactoria chinensis isolate bCotChi1 chromosome 26, bCotChi1.hap2, whole genome shotgun sequence includes the following:
- the MARCHF2 gene encoding E3 ubiquitin-protein ligase MARCHF2 isoform X1: MTTGDCCHLPGSLCDCPGSAALSKSVEDSDLGRPQFVTQVTAKDGRLLSTVIKALGAQSDGPICRICHEGGNGEGLLSPCDCTGTLGTVHKSCLEKWLSSSNTSYCELCHTEFVVERRPRPLTEWLKDPGPRNEKRTLFCDMVCFLFITPLAAISGWLCLRGAQDHLQFNSRLEAIGLIALTIALFTIYVLWTLVSFRYHCQLYSEWRRTNQKVRLMLPAARSPHPAPRSLLAAKLMKKAADETTV, from the exons ATGACGACGGGCGACTGCTGCCACCTGCCCGGCTCCCTGTGCGACTGCCCGGGCAGCGCCGCGCTCTCCAAGTCGGTGGAGGATTCGGACCTCGGGCGGCCGCAGTTCGTCACCCAGGTCACCGCCAAGGACGGCCGCCTGCTCTCCACCGTCATCAAGGCGCTGGGCGCACAGAG TGACGGTCCCATCTGTCGAATCTGTCATGAAGGTGGAAATGGGGAGGGGCTGCTTTCCCCGTGTGACTGCACAGGAACACTGGGCACCGTGCACAAGAGCTGCCTGGAGAAATGGTTGTCCTCCTCCAACACAAGTTACTGTGAGCTCTGCCACACAGAATTTGTTGTAGAGAGAAGACCGAGGCCTTTGACAGAG TGGCTGAAGGATCCCGGTCCCCGCAATGAGAAGAGGACGCTGTTCTGCGACATGGTGTGTTTCCTGTTCATCACTCCCCTGGCGGCGATCTCGGGCTGGCTGTGTCTCCGCGGAGCTCAGGACCATTTGCAGTTCAACAGCCGCCTGGAGGCCATCGGACTCATAGCACTAACTATAGCACTTTTCACAATCTACGTCCTTTGGACGCTG GTCTCGTTCCGCTACCATTGCCAGCTGTACTCCGAGTGGCGCAGGACCAACCAGAAGGTGCGTCTGATGCTGCcggccgcccgcagcccccACCCTGCGCCCCGCTCCCTGCTGGCCGCCAAGCTGATGAAGAAGGCGGCGGATGAGACCACGGTCTGA
- the MARCHF2 gene encoding E3 ubiquitin-protein ligase MARCHF2 isoform X2 — protein sequence MPEKGAASQRWLHWELGERRHHDGPICRICHEGGNGEGLLSPCDCTGTLGTVHKSCLEKWLSSSNTSYCELCHTEFVVERRPRPLTEWLKDPGPRNEKRTLFCDMVCFLFITPLAAISGWLCLRGAQDHLQFNSRLEAIGLIALTIALFTIYVLWTLVSFRYHCQLYSEWRRTNQKVRLMLPAARSPHPAPRSLLAAKLMKKAADETTV from the exons ATGCCAGAGAAAGGTGCTGCATCACAGAGATGGCTGCACTgggagctgggagagaggaggcACCA TGACGGTCCCATCTGTCGAATCTGTCATGAAGGTGGAAATGGGGAGGGGCTGCTTTCCCCGTGTGACTGCACAGGAACACTGGGCACCGTGCACAAGAGCTGCCTGGAGAAATGGTTGTCCTCCTCCAACACAAGTTACTGTGAGCTCTGCCACACAGAATTTGTTGTAGAGAGAAGACCGAGGCCTTTGACAGAG TGGCTGAAGGATCCCGGTCCCCGCAATGAGAAGAGGACGCTGTTCTGCGACATGGTGTGTTTCCTGTTCATCACTCCCCTGGCGGCGATCTCGGGCTGGCTGTGTCTCCGCGGAGCTCAGGACCATTTGCAGTTCAACAGCCGCCTGGAGGCCATCGGACTCATAGCACTAACTATAGCACTTTTCACAATCTACGTCCTTTGGACGCTG GTCTCGTTCCGCTACCATTGCCAGCTGTACTCCGAGTGGCGCAGGACCAACCAGAAGGTGCGTCTGATGCTGCcggccgcccgcagcccccACCCTGCGCCCCGCTCCCTGCTGGCCGCCAAGCTGATGAAGAAGGCGGCGGATGAGACCACGGTCTGA
- the LOC140262913 gene encoding E3 ubiquitin-protein ligase TRIM7-like has product MLTSKREGEEMETLANEEEERSERADVTLDPNTANPFLLLADDGRDVRRGDVWASLPDGPERFGTEPCVLGDRGFSSGRHCWEVEVADGGDWWAVGVAQRSVRRKGVLSFTPQEGIWAVGQWFGQYFAFTCPDWTALHLAQLPRAIQVSLDCGGGQVVFADAESKEQIFAFCLASCPGEMFYPWLWVGRDSWLKLCP; this is encoded by the exons ATGCTCACTTCcaagagggagggagaagagatgGAGACTCTGGCCAatgaagaggaggagaggagcgAAAGAG CTGATGTCACCCTGGACCCGAACACTGCCaaccccttcctcctcctggcTGATGATGGGCGAGATGTGAGACGTGGGGATGTGTGGGCATCACTGCCCGATGGCCCCGAGCGCTTCGGCACGGAGCCGTGTGTGCTGGGCGACCGCGGCTTCTCGTCGGGGCGGCACTGCTGGGAGGTGGAGGTGGCCGATGGAGGTGACTGGTGGGCGGTGGGGGTGGCCCAGCGCTCTGTCAGGAGGAAGGGAGTGCTCAGTTTCACCCCCCAGGAGGGGATCTGGGCGGTGGGGCAGTGGTTCGGGCAGTACTTCGCTTTTACCTGCCCTGACTGGACAGCCCTGCACCTTgcccagctgcccagggccatcCAGGTCTCCTTGGACTGTGGGGGCGGGCAGGTGGTATTTGCTGatgctgaaagcaaagagcagatcTTCGCTTTCTGCCTGGCTTCGTGTCCTGGGGAGATGTTTTACCCATGGCTTTGGGTGGGGAGGGACTCGTGGCTGAAGCTGTGCCCCTGA